From the genome of Suricata suricatta isolate VVHF042 chromosome 3, meerkat_22Aug2017_6uvM2_HiC, whole genome shotgun sequence, one region includes:
- the LOC115288487 gene encoding olfactory receptor 10J1-like, producing MKRENHTAVSEFVLQGFSNFQEHKIILFVIFLTLYLLTLAGNVIIMTVISFAHHLHTPMYFFLSVLSTSETIYTLVIVPRMLCSLTGLSQPISLAGCATQMFFFITLAINNCFLLTAMGYDRYVAICKPLRYTVIMNKKVCALLVSGACSIGLLVAIIQISSVFRLPFCGREVAHYFCDILPVMKLSCADTTLHDIINFIISSLVIVVPMGLVFISYVLIISTILKITSAQGRKKAFATCASHLTVVIVHYGCASIAYLKPKSGNTRDQDQLISVTYTVITPLLNPVVYTLRNKEVKDALHHAICKTPLA from the coding sequence ATGAAGAGAGAGAACCACACAGCGGTGAGTGAATTTGTTCTCCAGGGGTTTTCCAACTTCCAGGAACACAAAATCATCCTCTTTGTGATATTTCTTACCTTGTACCTTTTGACTCTGGCTGGCAATGTCATCATCATGACAGTCATCAGCTTTGCTCATCACctgcacacccccatgtactttttccttagTGTTCTTTCCACTTCTGAGACCATCTACACATTGGTCATTGTACCACGGATGCTTTGCAGCCTCACAGGCCTAAGCCAACCCATCTCCTTGGCTGGCTGTGCCACTCAGATGTTCTTCTTCATCACCTTGGCCATCAACAACTGCTTCCTGCTCACAGCGATGGGGTATGACCgttatgtggccatctgcaagccttTGAGGTACACAGTCATCATGAACAAGAAGGTGTGTGCCCTGCTCGTATCAGGAGCTTGCAGCATTGGGCTGTTGGTGGCCATCATTCAGATTTCCTCTGTGTTCAGGCTGCCCTTTTGTGGCAGAGAGGTGGCCCATTATTTCTGTGACATCCTCCCAGTTATGAAACTCTCCTGTGCTGATACCACTCTACACGACATAATTAATTTTATCATCAGCTCACTTGTTATTGTGGTTCCCATGGGCCTGGTCTTCATCTCCTATGTCCTCATTATCTCCACCATCCTCAAGATCACCTCTGCCCAGGGCCGGAAGAAGGCCTTCGCCACCTGTGCCTCCCACCTCACAGTGGTCATCGTCCACTATGGCTGTGCCTCCATCGCCTACCTCAAGCCCAAGTCCGGGAACACCAGGGATCAGGACCAACTGATCTCTGTGACCTACACCGTCATCACCCCCCTGCTGAACCCAGTGGTCTATACCCTGAGGAACAAGGAGGTCAAGGATGCTCTTCACCATGCTATTTGCAAAACTCCTCTTGCTTAG